The Planctellipticum variicoloris DNA window ACGGTGACGGCCTTCGGATCGACCTTCGTCTGTCGAAAGATTCGCGCTTCCTGCTGCAGTCGCGGAAGCATCTTCGAAACGGGAATCTCCTCACCCGTATAGAACACGACCGGTTGCCCCTGCCTTCCGAGCTTCTCGTAGCCCATATTGAGAACCAGTTCGTCGTCCGGACGGACTTCCGGGGGCTTGGCGAGCATGTCCTTGGGAAGCTTGACCCGTTCGTCGGCTTGCGTGTTCTCGAAGTTGATGGCGACCATGAAGAACGTCAGGAGCTGAAACACGATGTCGATCATCGGCGTCATATCCGGCTCTTCAAACGTGATCGTGACCTGGCGTGTCTTCGGCATGATGGCCTTTTCCGCGTCGAGAGAAATCCGGGCCGCCGGCTCTGCACGTCGACCGTCCCGGATTCCTCCGAGTGATTCGCTCGGCAAGACTGGCTGATGTCGAACTACGACTGAGGAGCAGCCGGAGCAGTCGCGGCGCTGCCGCCGCCCGCCGGCCGAGCCGCCGCCTGAGCCTTCATCATCTTCTGAATCGGATTCATCAGGTTCTCGGCGACGAAGCCGCACTCCATGACGTACCGCGCCAGGCGGTTTTTAAAGATCGAGAAGAAGACAATTGCGGGAATGGCGACGGTCAGACCCTCCAGGGTTGTGAACAGCGCGGTCGCAATACCGTCGGCAAGCTGATAGGGCTTCGGGGACGTCGCCGAGGTGGCGATGACCTGAAACGCCAGCACCATCCCCTGGACCGTACCGAGCAATCCGAGCATCGGCGCGACCGAGCCGATCAGGCCCAGATAGCCGACTTTCTGCTCCATCGCCATCGTTTCGTCTTCGCCGACCTCCTGCATCCCCTGCTCGGCTTCTTCCCAGCTCCGGTTCAGCCGGCCCATGCCGGCGGTGAGAACCCGGGCGATGAACGAATCGTTGTTTTTGGCGAGTTCGAACGCGCCGGGCAGATCCCGCGCGTTGACCTTCTGCTCGAACTGCTCGACGAAGTCGGCCGGGAGATAGTTCGCCCGGCGGAGCTGGAGGAAGTCCATCATGATCAGGGCCACGAGCACGAACGAACAGAGCAGAATCAGGAATCCGAAGATCCCCGACGCCCGGATCATCCACGCCAGAAAGCTTTCCTGCTTGCGGCGTTCCAGTTCCGCGGCTTCCGCGTCGACGACACCACCGGCCGCGGCGGCGGCGGGAGCGGCCTCGGGGGCTGCGGTCTCTTCCTGAGCCGCGACGACAGAAATTCCGGCATCGGACGCCGACCAGCCGGCAAAGGCCAGCGAAGCCAGCAGCAGACATCCCCAGAACGGCCGAAACATGGCAGAGTCGCTCACACTGATCCCCTTCACGTGTCCACCTCTTCGCTGCGTCCGACAAACGCCGATTGAGATCGGCTTCCGGTCGCCGGGCAGTCCCCCTGCGGGGTCTGCAGACCGGTCTGCCACTCTCACCTCGTCGCCCGTCGCAATGTTCGAAACAGAAATTCTA harbors:
- a CDS encoding ExbD/TolR family protein; this encodes MPKTRQVTITFEEPDMTPMIDIVFQLLTFFMVAINFENTQADERVKLPKDMLAKPPEVRPDDELVLNMGYEKLGRQGQPVVFYTGEEIPVSKMLPRLQQEARIFRQTKVDPKAVTVVIRSSADVPTGEVQELIKSCQAAEFEKFALKATQEEK
- a CDS encoding MotA/TolQ/ExbB proton channel family protein encodes the protein MSDSAMFRPFWGCLLLASLAFAGWSASDAGISVVAAQEETAAPEAAPAAAAAGGVVDAEAAELERRKQESFLAWMIRASGIFGFLILLCSFVLVALIMMDFLQLRRANYLPADFVEQFEQKVNARDLPGAFELAKNNDSFIARVLTAGMGRLNRSWEEAEQGMQEVGEDETMAMEQKVGYLGLIGSVAPMLGLLGTVQGMVLAFQVIATSATSPKPYQLADGIATALFTTLEGLTVAIPAIVFFSIFKNRLARYVMECGFVAENLMNPIQKMMKAQAAARPAGGGSAATAPAAPQS